A stretch of Candidatus Eisenbacteria bacterium DNA encodes these proteins:
- a CDS encoding polysaccharide deacetylase family protein → MTGVVAPDGLRAMARSIRRTARRARSRLRRASVVLLYHRVAEGFPDPWSLCVSPANFREQMLVLLGRDVVTLDTLAGDVVAGRRRRSVVVTFDDGYADFEAAALPVLHELELPATLFVTTSGLDGEAEFWWDELERIVLASPSVPDTLFLEIGGGPFSWSRETDGDRRALHLALHRRIGRLPGQERQRTLRELRTWAGADARPRATHRPLSSSELAAVARDGLVRVGAHTVSHSYLGGLASDEQAREVRASKERLEAIVGTPVEHFSYPHGDHTPDTIALVRAAGFRIACGSACKPVTARADVFDLPRVEVPNLPGEEFERWLDEWVR, encoded by the coding sequence ATGACGGGCGTGGTGGCGCCGGATGGTCTGCGGGCGATGGCGCGATCGATCCGCCGCACGGCACGCCGGGCGCGGAGCCGCCTGCGCCGCGCGTCGGTCGTGCTCCTCTATCACCGCGTGGCCGAGGGATTTCCGGACCCCTGGTCACTCTGCGTGAGCCCCGCCAACTTCCGCGAGCAGATGCTGGTGCTGCTCGGACGCGACGTCGTGACGCTCGACACGCTCGCGGGCGACGTCGTCGCCGGCCGCCGCCGCCGCAGCGTGGTCGTCACGTTCGACGACGGGTACGCGGACTTCGAGGCGGCCGCCCTCCCGGTCCTGCACGAGCTCGAGCTGCCCGCGACCCTGTTCGTGACGACCAGCGGGCTCGACGGCGAAGCCGAGTTCTGGTGGGACGAGCTCGAGCGCATCGTGCTGGCGTCGCCGAGCGTTCCGGACACGCTCTTTCTCGAGATCGGCGGCGGGCCGTTCTCGTGGTCGCGCGAGACGGACGGCGATCGTCGCGCGCTCCATCTGGCGCTCCACCGGCGGATCGGGCGGCTCCCCGGACAGGAGCGCCAGCGCACGCTGCGCGAGCTGCGCACATGGGCCGGCGCCGACGCGCGCCCGCGCGCGACGCACCGGCCGCTCTCCTCATCCGAGCTCGCCGCCGTCGCTCGCGACGGGCTCGTTCGCGTCGGCGCGCACACGGTGAGCCACTCGTACCTGGGCGGGCTCGCGAGCGACGAGCAGGCGCGCGAGGTACGCGCGAGCAAGGAGCGACTCGAGGCGATCGTCGGCACGCCCGTCGAGCACTTCTCGTACCCGCACGGCGACCACACGCCCGACACGATCGCGCTCGTGCGTGCGGCGGGCTTCCGCATCGCGTGCGGCAGCGCATGCAAGCCCGTCACCGCCCGCGCCGACGTCTTCGATCTGCCGCGCGTGGAGGTGCCGAACCTGCCGGGCGAGGAGTTCGAGCGCTGGCTCGACGAGTGGGTGCGATGA
- a CDS encoding methyltransferase domain-containing protein: protein MTATGGMRWLAKRTLPEGTRRWLRAQWERREYVPPVGLVRFGSLRRLTPISREYGFDRGLPIDRWYIETFLARHATDVRGRVLEIKDDTYTCRFGGDRVTSRDVLCLEADDPRATIVGDLVTADHIPSATFDCAIVTQTLQLIYDVRGALRTLHRILKPGGVLLATVPGMSQTSPHEDWGDRWAWGFTRVSARGLVAEAFAGGTLEVEAFGNVVTSIAYLHGLASDELTREELEHTDPEYQLSIGVRARKAG from the coding sequence ATGACGGCGACCGGGGGCATGCGCTGGCTCGCGAAGCGGACGCTTCCGGAGGGCACACGCCGATGGTTGCGCGCGCAATGGGAGCGGCGCGAGTACGTGCCCCCCGTGGGGCTCGTGCGTTTCGGAAGCCTGCGGCGCCTCACGCCGATCAGCCGCGAGTACGGCTTCGATCGCGGCCTGCCGATCGATCGCTGGTACATCGAGACGTTCCTCGCCCGGCACGCGACCGACGTGCGCGGTCGGGTGCTCGAGATCAAGGACGACACCTACACGTGCCGCTTCGGCGGCGACCGCGTGACGTCGCGCGACGTGCTGTGCCTCGAGGCCGACGATCCGCGCGCGACCATCGTCGGCGACCTGGTCACGGCCGACCACATCCCGTCGGCGACGTTCGACTGCGCCATCGTCACCCAGACGCTGCAGCTCATCTACGACGTGCGCGGCGCGCTGCGGACGCTGCACCGGATTCTCAAGCCGGGCGGCGTGCTGCTCGCCACCGTGCCGGGCATGAGCCAGACGAGCCCGCACGAGGACTGGGGCGATCGCTGGGCGTGGGGTTTCACGCGCGTGTCGGCGCGCGGCCTCGTCGCCGAGGCGTTCGCGGGCGGGACGCTGGAGGTCGAGGCGTTCGGGAACGTCGTGACGTCGATCGCCTACCTGCACGGGCTCGCGTCGGACGAGCTCACGCGCGAGGAGCTCGAGCACACGGACCCGGAGTATCAGCTCTCGATCGGCGTGCGGGCGCGGAAGGCCGGATAG